The following are encoded together in the Methanomassiliicoccales archaeon genome:
- a CDS encoding DUF835 domain-containing protein gives MSTEMTDWNILATVLSPICGIVVLLMGIYAYFRNPHTVATQMFLFVTGIAAMIGILDFLFRNAPDEGSALILGKALIFAVVMLFAAVLYLSTFLPYEKYSEWFSRSKREFVVIAFLAGYASVATITKVAKYDYGWGATLDGGLAQAALVALAYIAITIYMLTTICLSTGEKRVRRQCTWMTLAVVSPVLYTVALVGSNLAGLGLPLILSPGFIAFAVIFLYAVLRYQPFGPSNRSERAAENARMGESIESSALLIEARQPSAAYMFFNEKRKEGGPTMLITRTHPPVVKERYKVEGIPILWLATQAGPDRLDPANLSILQHNITEFLRGNHGGTVMLDGIEYLLTENPPEKVVRMMQSLRDEVIMNGALLIIPVDPNALDEKRRSMLEREFEVLVPKEGAGTEI, from the coding sequence TTGTCTACAGAGATGACCGACTGGAACATTCTGGCCACGGTCCTGTCGCCGATATGTGGCATCGTGGTCCTGCTCATGGGGATCTACGCCTACTTCCGCAATCCTCACACCGTGGCCACGCAGATGTTCCTATTCGTGACCGGAATCGCCGCCATGATCGGGATTCTCGATTTCCTTTTCAGGAATGCACCCGACGAGGGAAGCGCCCTGATTCTCGGCAAGGCCCTGATATTCGCGGTTGTGATGCTCTTCGCGGCCGTGCTCTATCTCTCCACCTTCCTGCCCTATGAGAAGTACAGCGAATGGTTCTCTCGCAGCAAGCGCGAGTTCGTCGTGATAGCCTTCCTGGCTGGTTACGCTTCCGTGGCCACGATCACGAAGGTGGCGAAGTACGACTACGGCTGGGGGGCGACCCTGGACGGCGGGTTGGCACAAGCGGCACTAGTCGCCCTGGCGTACATCGCCATTACGATCTACATGCTCACCACCATCTGTCTGTCGACGGGCGAGAAGCGGGTGAGGCGGCAGTGCACTTGGATGACCTTGGCGGTGGTTTCGCCGGTGCTCTATACAGTCGCATTGGTCGGGAGTAACCTGGCTGGGCTGGGTCTGCCCTTGATCCTATCGCCTGGTTTCATCGCCTTCGCGGTCATCTTCCTCTACGCGGTCCTGCGCTACCAGCCCTTCGGCCCGTCCAACCGTTCCGAGCGAGCGGCCGAGAATGCCAGAATGGGAGAGTCCATTGAATCATCTGCTCTGTTGATCGAGGCGAGGCAGCCGTCCGCCGCCTACATGTTCTTCAACGAGAAGAGGAAAGAGGGCGGCCCCACTATGTTGATCACCCGAACGCATCCTCCAGTGGTGAAGGAGCGATACAAGGTGGAAGGCATCCCCATCCTTTGGCTGGCCACGCAGGCTGGACCAGACCGTCTGGACCCGGCGAACCTGAGCATCCTGCAGCACAACATCACCGAGTTCCTGCGCGGGAATCATGGGGGAACGGTGATGCTTGACGGTATCGAATACCTCCTCACCGAGAACCCGCCGGAGAAGGTCGTGCGCATGATGCAGAGCTTGCGCGACGAAGTGATCATGAACGGGGCGTTGCTCATCATCCCCGTGGACCCGAACGCGCTGGACGAGAAGAGGAGGTCCATGCTGGAGCGCGAGTTCGAGGTCCTAGTGCCAAAGGAAGGGGCCGGGACCGAGATTTGA